From Fundulus heteroclitus isolate FHET01 chromosome 5, MU-UCD_Fhet_4.1, whole genome shotgun sequence, a single genomic window includes:
- the cnrip1a gene encoding CB1 cannabinoid receptor-interacting protein 1a, which translates to MDDVPPIISIQIALRIQPNDGAVFFKVDGSRFGQSRTIKLLTGSKYKIEVEVKPGTVEATNMNIGGIVFPLEQQSRDEDSVVYNGQYDTEGVPHTKSGDRQPVQVSIEFTKAGTFETVWQAKYYNYYKREHCQFGNKFSNIEYECKPNETRTLMWINKEVFN; encoded by the exons ATGGACGACGTGCCGCCGATCATCAGCATCCAGATCGCGCTGCGGATCCAGCCCAACGACGGAGCCGTCTTCTTCAAGGTGGACGGAAGCCGCTTCGGCCAGAGCCGGACCATCAAGCTGCTGACGGGCTCCAAGTACAAGATCGAGGTGGAGGTGAAGCCCGGAACCGTGGAGGCCAC GAACATGAACATCGGAGGAATCGTCTTCCCTCTGGAGCAGCAGTCCAGAGACGAGGACTCGGTGGTTTATAACGGCCAGTACGACACGGAGGGCGTCCCCCACACCAAGAGCGGAGACCGCCAGCCCGTCCAAGTCAGCATCGAG TTCACCAAGGCCGGCACCTTTGAGACGGTCTGGCAGGCCAagtactacaactactacaagAGGGAGCACTGCCAGTTCGGCAACAAGTTCAGCAACATCGAGTACGAGTGCAAACCCAACGAGACCCGGACCCTGATGTGGATCAACAAGGAGGTGTTCAACTGA